In Nostoc sp. CENA543, a single genomic region encodes these proteins:
- a CDS encoding site-2 protease family protein produces the protein MQGFRLGSIFGFEIRIDLSWLLIFFLVLWTLSAGLFPTNYPGLDNITYLGMGIVATLLFFASLLAHEISHSFVARSKGIPVEGITLFIFGGVSRTRVDASTPGDEFQIAIIGPVTSLILAALFGLLWYIGHIAGWSVVVNGVTSYLASINLALAIFNMLPGFPLDGGRVFRSLLWKYTNNLKKATQIAATGGKWLGYLLIALGLLQMFGGAVIGGLWLVLIGWFLYTAAEASYEEILLRTSLQGVRAREIMTPYPETVDANLTLQELVDKYFLSRRYQSFPVMADSQPIGMITLNQVRDIPRDEWTHRTVRETMIPTEQGLSANPEEPMPQILQKMQESGVRRVLVTQDGLLAGIITANDIANWLQRRRELGSVG, from the coding sequence ATGCAAGGGTTTCGCTTAGGCTCTATTTTCGGGTTTGAAATCCGAATAGACTTATCTTGGTTGTTAATTTTCTTCCTGGTTCTGTGGACTTTAAGCGCGGGGTTATTCCCTACCAATTATCCAGGACTTGACAATATTACTTATTTGGGAATGGGTATAGTAGCAACTTTGCTATTTTTTGCATCTTTACTAGCTCATGAAATTTCTCATTCTTTTGTTGCTAGGTCAAAAGGAATTCCGGTTGAGGGTATTACTCTGTTTATTTTTGGTGGTGTTTCCCGCACGCGTGTGGATGCTTCAACTCCTGGAGATGAATTTCAAATAGCAATTATTGGCCCTGTTACCAGTTTGATACTTGCTGCCCTATTTGGCTTGCTCTGGTATATTGGTCACATTGCTGGTTGGAGTGTGGTAGTTAATGGTGTGACTTCTTATTTAGCATCTATTAACTTAGCTCTAGCTATATTTAATATGTTGCCAGGGTTTCCTTTAGACGGTGGTCGTGTATTTCGTTCTTTGTTGTGGAAGTACACCAATAACTTAAAAAAAGCTACACAAATAGCTGCCACGGGTGGGAAGTGGCTTGGTTATTTACTGATAGCTTTAGGTTTGTTGCAGATGTTTGGTGGTGCTGTTATCGGTGGACTGTGGTTAGTTCTGATTGGTTGGTTTTTGTACACTGCGGCTGAGGCTAGTTATGAAGAAATTTTGCTCCGTACCAGTTTACAAGGAGTACGCGCACGGGAAATTATGACACCCTATCCAGAAACTGTGGATGCTAATTTGACGCTACAGGAATTAGTGGATAAATATTTCCTCAGTCGTCGTTATCAGTCTTTTCCAGTGATGGCAGATAGTCAACCAATAGGTATGATCACTTTAAATCAAGTTAGGGATATCCCGCGAGATGAATGGACTCACCGCACTGTCCGAGAAACGATGATTCCTACAGAACAGGGTTTAAGCGCAAATCCTGAAGAGCCAATGCCTCAAATTCTCCAGAAAATGCAAGAATCTGGCGTGAGACGAGTGCTAGTGACTCAAGATGGTTTACTTGCCGGGATTATTACCGCTAACGACATAGCAAACTGGCTACAGCGACGACGAGAGTTGGGTTCAGTTGGTTGA
- a CDS encoding superoxide dismutase, with product MFVFLQKTLALLLTVILLVACGTMPSAESQSLQDTKSNAKSSLPVAYVDQELSAAPAKLPPLPYDYSALSKAIDAETMKLHHDAHHASYVNNLNDALKDFPELQKKSVEAILRDLNSVPEKIRTKVRNNGGGHLNHTIFWQIMSPDGGGEPTGELAKEINQTFGSFEAFKKEFNAAGAGRFGSGWVWLVRNGQGKLEITTTANQDSPIMEGLYPIMGNDVWEHAYYLRYRNRRPEYLTNWWNVVNWAEINKRASVR from the coding sequence ATGTTTGTGTTCTTGCAAAAGACATTGGCGTTGCTGTTGACGGTAATTTTGTTGGTTGCTTGTGGGACAATGCCATCAGCTGAGTCACAGTCTCTCCAAGATACAAAATCTAATGCTAAGTCTTCTTTACCTGTGGCTTATGTTGATCAAGAATTAAGTGCTGCGCCTGCTAAGTTGCCACCATTACCCTATGATTACTCTGCTTTGAGTAAAGCGATTGATGCGGAAACCATGAAACTGCATCACGACGCACATCACGCTAGTTATGTCAATAACTTGAATGATGCCCTCAAGGACTTCCCAGAATTACAGAAAAAGAGTGTGGAAGCGATACTCAGAGATTTAAATAGTGTACCGGAAAAAATTCGGACGAAGGTACGCAATAACGGTGGGGGACATTTGAACCACACTATTTTCTGGCAAATTATGAGTCCTGATGGTGGTGGTGAACCTACAGGGGAACTAGCTAAGGAAATTAACCAAACTTTTGGCAGTTTTGAGGCTTTTAAAAAAGAATTTAACGCAGCTGGTGCTGGTCGTTTTGGTAGTGGTTGGGTGTGGTTAGTGCGTAATGGTCAAGGTAAGTTGGAAATTACGACTACTGCTAATCAAGATAGTCCGATTATGGAAGGTTTATATCCAATTATGGGGAATGATGTTTGGGAACACGCTTATTATTTGCGATATCGTAACCGTCGTCCTGAGTATTTAACTAATTGGTGGAATGTGGTGAATTGGGCGGAAATTAACAAGCGAGCCTCCGTTCGGTAG
- the ureC gene encoding urease subunit alpha, producing MSYRMSRRAYAETYGLTLGDRIRLADTELFIQVEQDFTTYGDEVKFGGGKVIRDGMGQSPISNADGAVDLVITNALILDWWGIVKADIGIKDGKIFKIGKAGNPYIQDNIDIIIGPGTEALAGEGMILTAGGIDSHIHFICPQQIEVAIASGITTMIGGGTGPATGTNATTCTPGPWNIYRMLQAADAFPINLGFLGKGNASQPQGLVEQVLAGAMGLKLHEDWGTTPATIDTCLSVADEYDVQVAIHTDTLNEAGFVEDTIAAFKNRVIHTYHTEGAGGGHAPDIIKVCGQPNVLPSSTNPTRPYTLNTLDEHLDMLMVCHHLDPSIPEDVAFAESRIRRETIAAEDILHDLGAFSMISSDSQAMGRVGEVIIRTWQTAHKMKVQRGSLVGETAADNLRAKRYVAKYTINPATAHGIAEYVGSVEEGKLADLCLWRPAFFGVKPEIVIKGGMIAWSQMGDANASIPTPQPVHMRPMFGSFAGAKHTTSLTFMSQAALVRDIPQQLGLKKSALAVSGTRQLTKQDMKLNDALPHIEVDPETYEVKADGELLTCEPATVLPMAQRYFLF from the coding sequence ATGAGTTATAGAATGTCTCGCCGCGCCTACGCAGAAACCTACGGCCTCACATTAGGCGATCGCATCCGTTTGGCTGATACAGAATTATTTATACAAGTAGAACAAGACTTTACCACTTACGGCGACGAAGTAAAATTTGGTGGTGGGAAAGTCATCCGTGATGGGATGGGACAATCCCCGATTTCTAACGCCGATGGTGCAGTAGATTTAGTCATCACCAACGCCTTAATTCTCGACTGGTGGGGAATAGTCAAAGCAGATATCGGCATTAAAGACGGCAAAATATTTAAAATCGGGAAAGCTGGGAATCCCTATATTCAAGACAACATCGATATTATTATCGGCCCTGGTACAGAAGCCTTAGCCGGTGAAGGCATGATTCTCACGGCTGGGGGGATTGATAGCCATATTCATTTTATCTGTCCCCAGCAAATTGAAGTTGCGATCGCCTCCGGTATTACAACCATGATTGGCGGTGGTACAGGCCCCGCCACCGGAACCAACGCCACCACCTGCACCCCCGGCCCCTGGAACATCTATCGAATGCTACAAGCGGCTGATGCTTTCCCCATCAACTTAGGCTTTTTAGGTAAGGGAAACGCCAGCCAACCCCAAGGCTTAGTCGAACAAGTTTTAGCCGGCGCAATGGGGTTAAAACTTCATGAAGACTGGGGAACTACACCCGCAACTATAGATACTTGTCTCAGCGTCGCCGATGAGTATGATGTACAAGTAGCCATTCATACCGACACTCTCAACGAAGCCGGATTTGTCGAAGATACCATCGCCGCCTTTAAAAATCGCGTCATTCACACCTACCACACCGAAGGCGCAGGCGGTGGACACGCACCAGATATCATTAAAGTCTGCGGTCAACCCAACGTCCTCCCCTCTTCCACTAACCCCACTCGTCCCTATACCCTCAACACCTTAGACGAACATCTAGATATGTTGATGGTCTGCCATCACCTCGACCCCAGCATCCCTGAAGATGTGGCCTTTGCAGAATCCCGCATCCGTCGCGAAACCATCGCCGCCGAAGATATTCTCCACGATTTAGGCGCGTTTAGTATGATTTCCTCCGATTCCCAGGCGATGGGAAGGGTGGGAGAAGTAATTATTCGCACCTGGCAAACAGCCCATAAAATGAAGGTGCAACGGGGAAGCCTTGTAGGAGAAACAGCAGCAGATAATTTACGAGCTAAAAGGTATGTGGCTAAATATACAATAAATCCAGCCACTGCACATGGAATTGCGGAGTATGTCGGTTCTGTAGAGGAAGGTAAACTGGCAGATTTATGCTTGTGGCGACCGGCATTTTTTGGAGTTAAACCAGAGATAGTCATTAAAGGCGGGATGATTGCATGGTCACAGATGGGAGACGCTAACGCCAGTATTCCCACACCCCAACCTGTGCATATGCGACCGATGTTTGGTAGTTTTGCTGGTGCGAAACACACTACATCTTTAACCTTTATGTCCCAAGCGGCTTTAGTTAGAGACATTCCCCAGCAATTGGGGTTGAAAAAATCAGCCCTTGCAGTTTCCGGGACGCGTCAATTAACTAAACAGGATATGAAACTCAATGACGCTTTACCTCACATAGAAGTAGATCCCGAAACCTATGAAGTGAAAGCCGATGGCGAATTATTAACCTGTGAACCCGCCACAGTTCTACCGATGGCGCAAAGATACTTTTTGTTTTAG
- a CDS encoding endonuclease NucS domain-containing protein, giving the protein MQEDLKIWQVSAEDKLTEINKTKLNLEERIEKWLERDISILSPDLLVIGRQVITDYNGIIDLLCLDAGGNVVIVELKRDKTSREVTSQALDYASWVKNLSTEQVISIAVNYFNYIGKQETLEEMFQLKFQRELPEAINSQHKIFIVASEIDSSTERIINYLSETYQVPINVANFHYFNNNEHELLARKFLVDPNKVKENKISQSLRKANITYEELEEIAENNGVGNIYKIIYQGLIDYPFWTKTTRSCITFTGANKNKRAIFNLIPIESNQELGLKFKIYLTRLSEYLNQPEEIITQFLPNIEPILQEEWSGLVVQGFFKSEELANYFLKKLNEYRSNTI; this is encoded by the coding sequence ATGCAAGAAGACCTCAAAATATGGCAAGTATCTGCTGAAGATAAACTTACGGAAATCAACAAAACTAAATTGAATTTAGAAGAGCGTATAGAAAAGTGGTTAGAAAGAGATATTTCTATTCTTTCACCAGACTTATTAGTAATTGGTAGGCAGGTAATTACAGATTATAACGGCATCATTGATCTACTTTGTTTAGATGCTGGAGGCAATGTTGTCATTGTAGAGCTAAAACGGGATAAAACCTCTAGGGAAGTAACTTCTCAAGCCTTAGACTATGCCTCATGGGTGAAAAATTTATCTACTGAACAGGTAATTAGTATTGCTGTTAATTATTTTAATTATATTGGTAAGCAAGAGACATTAGAAGAGATGTTTCAGTTAAAGTTTCAGAGAGAATTGCCAGAAGCCATAAATAGTCAACACAAAATTTTTATAGTTGCCTCAGAGATAGATTCTAGCACTGAAAGAATTATTAATTATTTATCAGAAACATATCAAGTTCCTATAAATGTCGCTAATTTTCATTACTTTAATAATAATGAGCATGAGTTATTAGCTAGAAAATTTTTAGTTGATCCCAATAAAGTTAAAGAAAATAAGATTAGCCAATCATTGCGAAAGGCAAACATAACATATGAAGAATTGGAGGAAATAGCAGAAAATAATGGTGTTGGTAATATCTATAAAATAATTTATCAAGGACTGATTGATTATCCGTTTTGGACAAAAACTACAAGGAGTTGTATCACTTTTACAGGAGCAAACAAAAATAAAAGAGCAATATTTAATTTAATACCTATTGAAAGTAATCAAGAATTAGGTCTAAAATTTAAAATTTATCTCACTAGGTTGTCAGAATATTTAAACCAACCTGAAGAAATAATAACTCAATTTTTACCAAATATTGAGCCGATTTTGCAAGAAGAGTGGTCTGGCTTAGTTGTGCAAGGATTTTTTAAAAGTGAGGAATTGGCTAATTACTTTCTCAAAAAATTAAATGAATATAGGAGTAATACAATATGA
- a CDS encoding urease subunit beta has protein sequence MIPGEIITPDGEIELNAGRPIVKLTVANTGDRPIQVGSHFHFYEVNNALIFDREQALGMRLDIPAGTAVRFEPGDEKEITLVPLVGSRQIYGFNAKINGKLG, from the coding sequence ATGATACCAGGGGAAATCATCACACCAGACGGAGAAATTGAACTCAATGCAGGTCGTCCCATTGTGAAATTAACTGTAGCAAATACAGGCGATCGCCCGATTCAAGTAGGTTCACATTTTCACTTTTATGAAGTTAACAACGCCTTGATTTTTGATAGGGAACAAGCATTAGGAATGCGTTTAGATATTCCCGCCGGTACAGCAGTGCGGTTTGAACCAGGGGATGAAAAGGAAATAACTCTTGTCCCTCTCGTCGGTTCTCGCCAAATCTACGGTTTCAATGCCAAAATTAACGGAAAGCTCGGTTGA
- a CDS encoding Uma2 family endonuclease, protein MATQLSQTKPQTELNIKWEALPQDFKLEDEPVENTGQPILAGALRESLEISGFIQPQMLIASNFGLCATINEQLVIKAPDWVYVPSVKEVISNRKSYTPILEGEIPLIVMEFLSDNDGGEYSVKRTYPPGRWFFYEQILQVPIYIIFEPISGLLEYYQLENGRYELQLPDENGRHWIDAMGLYLGTWQGTKEAHTCYWLRWWEQDGNLLPWAVEKIEQERQRTEQERQRAEQEKQEKEQLLAYLISQGIDPNNLPNQ, encoded by the coding sequence ATGGCAACCCAACTCAGCCAAACTAAACCCCAAACTGAACTGAATATCAAGTGGGAAGCCTTACCCCAAGACTTCAAACTAGAGGATGAACCGGTGGAAAATACAGGTCAGCCTATCTTGGCTGGTGCTTTGCGTGAAAGTTTAGAAATTAGTGGTTTTATTCAACCGCAAATGCTGATAGCATCAAACTTTGGATTGTGTGCAACTATTAATGAACAACTGGTGATTAAAGCCCCAGATTGGGTATATGTGCCGTCAGTAAAGGAAGTAATTAGTAATCGCAAAAGTTACACACCGATTTTAGAAGGTGAAATTCCTCTAATAGTGATGGAATTTCTCTCAGATAATGATGGTGGTGAATATTCTGTTAAACGCACTTATCCGCCAGGAAGATGGTTTTTTTATGAGCAAATATTGCAAGTTCCCATCTACATTATTTTTGAACCTATTAGCGGATTATTAGAATATTATCAACTAGAAAATGGGCGGTATGAACTGCAATTACCTGATGAAAATGGTCGTCATTGGATAGATGCAATGGGCTTATATTTAGGAACATGGCAAGGAACAAAAGAAGCCCATACATGCTATTGGCTACGTTGGTGGGAGCAAGATGGAAATTTGTTACCTTGGGCGGTGGAAAAAATTGAACAAGAACGCCAACGCACAGAACAAGAACGCCAACGCGCAGAACAGGAAAAACAGGAAAAAGAACAATTACTTGCTTATTTAATATCGCAAGGTATCGACCCCAATAACTTACCAAATCAATAA
- the ureA gene encoding urease subunit gamma, which yields MQLTPQEKDKLLIFTAALLAERRKNRGLKLNYPEAVAYISAAILEGARDGQTVAELMSYGTTLLTRDDVMEGIAEMVHEVQVEATFPDGTKLVTVHNPIR from the coding sequence ATGCAACTTACGCCACAAGAAAAAGATAAATTATTGATTTTTACTGCTGCTTTATTAGCAGAAAGACGCAAAAATCGAGGATTGAAATTAAATTATCCCGAAGCCGTGGCTTATATTTCCGCAGCAATTTTAGAAGGTGCAAGAGATGGTCAAACCGTAGCTGAATTAATGAGTTACGGTACAACATTATTAACCAGAGATGATGTGATGGAAGGTATAGCGGAAATGGTGCATGAAGTCCAAGTAGAAGCAACATTTCCTGATGGTACAAAATTAGTTACAGTCCATAATCCAATTCGATGA
- a CDS encoding urease accessory protein UreD, with translation MTANLDIKTGWCGKLNLVYANRIGKTDLIYNHHQAPLKVQRPFYPEGEKVCHSVILHTAGGVVGGDRLSTDIHLQPQTQAVITTAAASKIYRSNGLQARQTINIQIDAGACLEWLPQETILFNGAIYRQDLRIELATGANFIGWEITRFGRSTRGEKFVQGEWRSHTEIWQNGVPLWIDRQYLPGSEAVFHSPHGLSGQPIAANFIYVGSPVTQETIEKARSLFTPHSQTGVTNLENGFLCRYRGTSTAEVRNWFTSVWQMLRFDIFNRSHCIPRVWQV, from the coding sequence ATGACTGCTAATTTAGATATTAAAACAGGCTGGTGCGGCAAACTTAATTTAGTTTATGCTAATCGCATCGGTAAAACTGATTTAATTTATAACCATCACCAAGCACCGCTAAAAGTACAACGTCCGTTTTATCCAGAAGGGGAAAAAGTTTGCCATAGCGTCATTTTACACACAGCCGGGGGAGTTGTGGGAGGCGATCGCCTATCTACTGATATTCACCTCCAACCCCAAACCCAAGCTGTAATTACTACCGCCGCAGCCTCTAAGATATATCGCAGCAATGGTTTACAGGCTCGACAAACTATTAATATCCAAATAGATGCGGGTGCTTGTTTAGAGTGGCTACCCCAAGAAACAATTTTATTTAACGGGGCAATTTATCGCCAAGATTTACGGATAGAATTAGCGACTGGGGCTAATTTCATAGGCTGGGAAATTACCCGCTTTGGCCGCAGTACCAGAGGAGAGAAATTTGTCCAAGGAGAATGGCGATCGCACACCGAAATTTGGCAAAATGGTGTGCCATTATGGATAGATCGTCAGTATCTCCCTGGTAGTGAAGCAGTTTTCCACAGTCCCCACGGCTTATCAGGACAACCCATAGCCGCTAACTTTATCTACGTAGGTAGTCCAGTTACCCAAGAAACTATTGAAAAAGCACGTTCTCTTTTTACTCCCCACTCCCAAACAGGCGTTACTAACTTAGAAAATGGATTTTTGTGTCGATACCGTGGTACTTCCACAGCCGAGGTGAGAAACTGGTTTACGTCCGTGTGGCAAATGCTACGATTTGATATCTTCAATCGCAGTCATTGCATACCTAGAGTGTGGCAAGTTTAA
- a CDS encoding MEKHLA domain-containing protein, with the protein MEFPWQQEKIILHSQCLIRSFQHWIGKQLLDVNGSPIEIAQALFYAPFVLVSHGTEADPIFNYGNHQALALWELSWDDFTKMPSRRTAEEIVQQERDRLLAAATTQGFSYFSGVRLTSTGKRFHIQDGILWNLIDEQNQYCGQAAVYSQCTFIT; encoded by the coding sequence ATGGAATTTCCTTGGCAGCAAGAGAAAATTATTCTTCACAGTCAATGCTTAATTAGAAGTTTTCAACATTGGATTGGAAAACAATTACTAGATGTAAATGGTTCACCAATAGAAATAGCACAAGCATTATTTTACGCACCATTTGTTTTGGTTTCTCATGGTACGGAAGCAGATCCAATTTTTAATTATGGCAATCATCAAGCTTTGGCATTGTGGGAATTATCTTGGGACGATTTTACCAAAATGCCCTCACGAAGAACTGCTGAAGAAATAGTACAACAAGAACGCGATCGCCTTCTAGCAGCAGCAACAACTCAAGGCTTCAGTTACTTTTCTGGTGTTCGGCTAACTAGCACTGGTAAACGCTTCCACATCCAAGACGGTATCCTTTGGAATCTCATCGATGAACAAAATCAATATTGTGGTCAAGCGGCAGTATACTCCCAGTGTACGTTTATTACATAA
- a CDS encoding terpene synthase: MQNNITIPNLYSPFQHQFNPHVEVLEATVFDWVLRFNLIADDSAFKRFSKAKFYLLIASCYPNCPLAELQIANDWLSWMMTWDDECDISHLSTQPEVMERLHQRFIEVLNGAELTSEDSLRSHALADLRQRMFQREWAANFHYFVHSVEDYLHGCMQEAINRSQKNVPDIDTYIQLRRSTGAMEPLFELIEFTNHLTIPKILKEYEKLKRLKDMTNNIVCWCNDIFSAPKEMASNDVHNLVLVLHYQQGLSLNEAFQRAAKMHDEEIRNMLDIEAAIPTFSTSADAELAKYISGLHSWIGGHLNWYSLSKRYKTAETAEVFALPELQYSTSH; this comes from the coding sequence ATGCAGAACAATATCACTATCCCAAACCTATATTCCCCCTTTCAGCATCAATTTAATCCTCATGTAGAAGTATTAGAAGCAACCGTTTTTGATTGGGTGCTGCGTTTCAATCTGATTGCAGATGATTCGGCATTTAAACGGTTTTCTAAAGCTAAATTCTATTTATTAATAGCTAGTTGTTATCCAAATTGCCCGCTTGCAGAACTCCAGATTGCCAATGATTGGTTAAGTTGGATGATGACTTGGGATGATGAGTGTGATATTTCCCACTTATCAACCCAGCCAGAAGTCATGGAAAGATTACATCAGAGATTTATCGAAGTATTAAATGGGGCAGAACTCACAAGTGAAGATTCCCTGCGTTCTCATGCCTTAGCAGATTTAAGACAAAGAATGTTTCAAAGAGAATGGGCGGCTAATTTTCATTACTTTGTCCATAGTGTAGAAGACTACTTACATGGATGTATGCAAGAGGCAATCAATCGCTCGCAAAAGAATGTACCTGACATCGATACATATATTCAACTTCGTAGATCAACAGGAGCAATGGAGCCTTTATTTGAATTAATAGAATTTACCAATCATTTAACAATTCCCAAAATTTTAAAAGAATACGAAAAACTCAAGCGATTAAAGGACATGACTAACAATATTGTCTGTTGGTGTAATGATATCTTTTCAGCACCAAAAGAAATGGCTAGTAATGATGTCCATAATTTAGTATTAGTATTGCACTATCAACAAGGGTTATCATTAAACGAAGCTTTTCAACGTGCAGCAAAAATGCACGATGAAGAAATTAGAAATATGTTAGATATAGAAGCTGCTATCCCCACCTTCAGCACTAGCGCAGATGCTGAATTAGCCAAATATATATCGGGACTACATAGTTGGATTGGGGGTCATCTTAACTGGTATTCTCTCTCTAAACGCTACAAAACAGCAGAAACAGCAGAGGTATTTGCCTTACCAGAACTACAATACTCAACTTCTCATTAA
- a CDS encoding FAD-dependent oxidoreductase, whose translation MEINHSVRIGIVGAACAGLTAAEELRDLGYQHITLIDAKNRAGGKTYSIPYAHRTKQTRGIYEGGTVWVLPSPLYKKYKKRYGISASQHIMPPVQVFDLSSGKISSPFLVQSQYSVVSRIKQVVKFFGKLKKYTRYDDPGYINTAYREMSEFSPQWFANNDLGFIREALIPIANAAQFGHIEEDVATAYVIKLLALLNRCDLPKKLLLNMPQLQEGNQELWNRIAANHDVRLGQTITRVTRSQTILVETTSQQWEFDHLIWTAPVEEFLSLADASPEERDIFSQVRTIKRAVITCKVEGLPSNIFYCVRNTSQQPLPASYPLAMYEVDPGSKIYSFYPFMDETTTVEELENSVLDLVKRLGGSQVEFLTKPLIWKWFAHFSPQNLREGIYERLDMLQGCQNTYFANELTAGVSVPYGIEYAADIVQRFFPPQASSIGKMLQKQELSTASNQLARH comes from the coding sequence ATGGAAATTAATCATTCAGTACGTATTGGTATTGTAGGTGCAGCTTGTGCTGGGTTAACTGCTGCTGAGGAATTGCGCGATTTAGGATATCAGCACATTACTCTCATTGATGCGAAAAATCGTGCAGGCGGTAAGACATATTCCATTCCATATGCACATAGAACAAAGCAAACACGGGGCATTTATGAAGGTGGAACCGTCTGGGTATTACCCAGTCCTCTCTATAAAAAGTACAAAAAGCGGTACGGTATTTCTGCCAGCCAGCATATAATGCCCCCAGTGCAAGTGTTTGACTTAAGCAGTGGCAAAATTTCCAGTCCGTTTTTAGTTCAGTCGCAATATTCTGTAGTCAGTCGAATCAAACAGGTAGTGAAATTTTTCGGAAAGTTAAAGAAATATACTCGGTACGATGATCCTGGGTATATTAACACTGCTTACCGAGAGATGAGCGAATTTTCACCGCAATGGTTTGCTAATAACGATTTAGGTTTTATTCGAGAAGCATTAATTCCCATTGCTAATGCTGCACAGTTTGGCCATATAGAGGAAGACGTAGCAACTGCTTATGTAATCAAACTACTGGCATTGCTCAACCGATGCGATTTACCAAAGAAATTGCTGCTCAATATGCCTCAGTTGCAAGAAGGCAATCAAGAATTGTGGAATCGAATTGCGGCAAATCATGATGTCCGTTTGGGACAGACTATTACGCGCGTGACTCGTTCTCAAACAATTCTTGTAGAAACCACCTCCCAGCAGTGGGAATTTGATCATTTAATTTGGACTGCTCCTGTAGAGGAGTTTCTGAGCCTCGCTGATGCTTCACCTGAAGAAAGAGATATTTTTTCTCAAGTTCGCACAATTAAGCGAGCAGTTATTACCTGCAAAGTAGAGGGTTTACCTAGCAACATTTTTTACTGTGTCAGAAATACTTCTCAGCAGCCTTTGCCAGCTAGTTATCCATTGGCAATGTATGAAGTTGATCCTGGCAGCAAGATTTACAGTTTCTATCCATTTATGGATGAGACAACAACTGTAGAGGAACTGGAAAATAGTGTGCTTGATTTGGTGAAAAGATTGGGAGGTAGTCAAGTCGAATTTTTAACTAAACCTCTCATCTGGAAGTGGTTTGCTCATTTTTCACCTCAGAACCTTCGTGAAGGAATTTATGAGCGATTAGATATGTTGCAAGGTTGTCAAAATACATACTTTGCCAATGAGTTAACTGCTGGGGTAAGTGTACCCTACGGTATTGAGTATGCTGCTGATATCGTGCAACGCTTCTTCCCACCACAGGCATCTAGTATAGGGAAGATGTTACAAAAACAAGAGCTTTCTACAGCTTCCAATCAACTAGCCAGACATTAA